Below is a genomic region from Thermochromatium tepidum ATCC 43061.
ATGGGGCACTGACCCTTTCATCCAGCCATGGTCTTGAGACTCAAACCCGATGTCCACTCTCGATCGACTCCACCGACTCGGCCCGATTCAGCTTACCCCCGGCGTCACGCCCTGGCAGGCGGCAACCCTGTTGTTTGGCGCCTTCTTTTCCATCGGTCTGATGACCTTCATCACCGTCGGCCAAACTTATATCCTCAATGAACACCTGGGCATCCCAGCCGAGGTGCAGGGTACCCTCAGCGGCGATCTGGTGTTCTGGACCGAGGTCATCACCCTGGTGCTGTTCGTCCCCGCCGGCATCCTGGTCGATCGCGTCGGTCGGCGGCTGATCTTCGCCGTCGGCTTTCTGCTGCTGGCCTTGACCTATGTCCTCTATCCGATGGCCGGATCAGTCGAGGATCTCTATCTCTACCGGATCCTCTATGCCCTAGGTGTGGTCACGGTCGCTACGGCGCTCGCGACCGTGATGGCCGACTATCCGGACGAGTCTTCGCGCGGCAAGCTGGTGGCGATCGTCGGTGTGCTCAGCGGGTTGGGGATCGTCGTCATCAATCAATTCTTCGGTGGGCTGCCGAAGAGGCTGACCGCCGATGGCATGGACGGCATCCAAGCAGGCTATGTCACCCATTACATCGTGGCCTGTATCGCCGTCGTGGTCGCCGTCCTCGTCTGGCTGGGGCTCCAGAAGGGCACGCCGATCCATCATGAGAAGCACCCCTCGGTACGCGATCTGTTCGTCAGCGGGTTTGCGCAGGCCCGCAATCCGCGCATCCTGCTCGCCTATCTGGCCGCCTTCATCGCGCGCGGCGATCAGGCGGTCAATGCCACCTTCTTGATCCTGTGGGGCAACCTGGCGGCGCAGACGTCCGGACTGGACTCGGCGGCGGCGATCAAGAATGGCACCCTCATCTTTGTGCTGGCCCAGATCGCGGCCCTGGTGTGGTCGCCGATCATGGGGCCGTTCATGGATCGGGTGGATCGGGTGACAGGATTGGCGCTGGCGATGGCGCTGGCGGCGGTCGGCAATCTGGCGGTGATCTGGATGGTCGATCCGACACCGGGTTCGGCGTGGTTCTTCTGTGTGCTGCTCGGTATCGGCCAGATCAGCGTCTATCTGGCCTCACAATCGCTCGTGGGGCAGGAGGCACCGCTCACCCAGCGCGGCTCGGTGATGGGCGCGTTCAATGTCGCCGGGGCGATCGGGATCCTGCTCATCACGGCGATCGGCGGACGGTTGTTCGATGGGGTCGCGCCCTATGCACCCTTCGTGCTGGTGGGGGCGATCAATGTGGTGTTGTTGGTGCTCTGTGTGGCTGTGCGGTTGAGCGGCCCGGCCAAGCGGGCCGTGGTGCGGTCGCGCTGGTGATGGCCGCTCAACCCAGATCCATGGTGACCTGGGTCGCGCCTGCACGCGCCCCAAACACGCGGATGTCCTCGCGGATATGCTCGCGACAGAGCGCGCCTAGGGCGTCGCCATCGCCCTGCAGGCTGACCTTCAGATGCAGATCCGGTTCGCGCAGATACAGACACAGCTGCAACGCGATCCGGGCGCGCTCATGCGGCGGCTTCAGTCGTAAATCCAGCGTCAGCTCGAATGAGGCGGTCGCCAGCCGCGGACGCCGTGTCCAGACGCTCGACAGGTTGCAGTTCGGATCCTGACAGCGGCGACGCAGCGCATAGGCCAACTCGCGATCGCAGAAACGCCCCAGGGTGCGCTTGATCT
It encodes:
- a CDS encoding MFS transporter, with amino-acid sequence MSTLDRLHRLGPIQLTPGVTPWQAATLLFGAFFSIGLMTFITVGQTYILNEHLGIPAEVQGTLSGDLVFWTEVITLVLFVPAGILVDRVGRRLIFAVGFLLLALTYVLYPMAGSVEDLYLYRILYALGVVTVATALATVMADYPDESSRGKLVAIVGVLSGLGIVVINQFFGGLPKRLTADGMDGIQAGYVTHYIVACIAVVVAVLVWLGLQKGTPIHHEKHPSVRDLFVSGFAQARNPRILLAYLAAFIARGDQAVNATFLILWGNLAAQTSGLDSAAAIKNGTLIFVLAQIAALVWSPIMGPFMDRVDRVTGLALAMALAAVGNLAVIWMVDPTPGSAWFFCVLLGIGQISVYLASQSLVGQEAPLTQRGSVMGAFNVAGAIGILLITAIGGRLFDGVAPYAPFVLVGAINVVLLVLCVAVRLSGPAKRAVVRSRW